The Heptranchias perlo isolate sHepPer1 chromosome 33, sHepPer1.hap1, whole genome shotgun sequence genome contains a region encoding:
- the lim2.1 gene encoding lens intrinsic membrane protein 2.1, which yields MYSFMGGGLFCAGVGNILLVISTATDYWMQYRHSGSFMHQGLWRYCVPGKCYLHTDSVAYWDATRTFMILSLLACFIGIIIGVMAFTHYSSFNRFDKTFAAGILYFISCMFVLLAMAIYTGVTVNYYGKRYGNWRFSWSYIIGWVAVVLTFFAGIFYMCAYRMHESPQSPNAR from the exons ATGTACAGTTttatgggaggaggcttgttctGTGCTGGTGTGGGCAATATCCTACTAGTTATTTCCACGGCAACAGATTACTGGATGCAGTACCGCCATTCTGGCAGTTTTATGCACCAGGGACTATGGAGATATTGTGTGCCAGGAAAATGCTATCTACACACTGACAGTGTTG CATACTGGGATGCCACGCGAACATTCATGATCCTGTCCCTACTGGCATGCTTCATTGGCATCATTATTGGCGTCATGGCATTTACGCATTACTCTTCCTTCAACAGATTTGATAAAACTTTCGCTGCAGGCATCTTGTACTTTATTTCAT GTATGTTTGTGTTGCTAGCCATGGCTATTTATACAGGTGTGACAGTAAACTATTATGGTAAGCGGTATGGCAATTGGCGCTTCTCCTGGTCCTATATCATTGGGTGGGTGGCCGTGGTGCTCACCTTCTTTGCAG GTATCTTCTACATGTGTGCCTATCGTATGCATGAGAGTCCACAAAGCCCAAATGCTCGTTAA